GAAAGTCAGAACTTGAGTGTAATGTGAAGATTTCTGTTTCATCATTCAAGTAGCTGTTGGTTGTTTTTATTGTGATAAGATTTTGCTGGACAGACATCATAAAGTTACTCTCCTCTTTGGAGGAAGTGCTCTACCAGTGAGGGAGAAAGACTTAGAATGCAGAATCACCCCAAGTTTGCTGCTGATCAGCTCTGAGGCACACATAAGTAATGTCACTTTTCTAGGCCTTAGTTATCAGAAATTTCACTAGGAAAAGTGAAGTTTTGGGCATTGCCTAGCGGTATCAAGCACTTTATGATTCTTAAAAGAATTCCTAATGCATCAGAAGGGCTTCATTTTATACTGAACAATGTTAATATATTATGAGTTGAGAAATGCAGTGTATTATACACTTGTATTGCATTCTTACCTCTtggacaaacaaaataaaaatagaaaccaaTTAGTCTAATGAAATGCTACTCTTGCAGAAACAGCAAGTACTTCTCAGGGTATACAAGATGCCTTGATGACCCAAGAAGGAGAACTAACAGTAGTTGATCCCACAAACCTTTCTACAAGAGAGTTTGTCATATATCAGTATGGCATCTCCATCCTACAGTTTCTCAGATTTCACATTGATGTAAGTTTTTAAGATACTGATATTTAGTAATTAGTGTTTTCAAAagacagttataaaaaaaaaattcttcagccAAGAGGCTGCAAAGTGTCTACCAAATATAAGGTAAGATCAAGCAGAGAATGACTAGTGTGCAAACATCAGGTATTGAATTCCATTTGTGTTTTCACCACAATGGTGTAGGACTGAAGTCAAACCTCTGTCCCACAAGATCCACAGTCAGTTCTTATATTTGTTGTGGCATCTTTCTTGATCACGTCACTTAATACTTGCATTACCTAATACCTACATACTGCATAATATTGTGTTAAAACCTATTTCTTTTATAACTTGGAGCAAGgattctctcattttctttgtacAGTTCTTAGCAAACTATGGCTTTAGTCTAGGTAAACTCTCCAGGGTCTTTCATAATAACAgtatcaaataataataaaaatcatggTGACTACAGCCAGAGATCCAGGGCTGGAGTACACTTTCATTTACTTAATTAGAAAACTGGCAAGATGAACTACTATGATTTGCTAAGGTTCTTTTAAACAGTTTCCATTTTCATGTGGTATTTGTTGGCTCTGTGTACCCACTTAAAATCAAATCTGACATTTAAATGAACTTATATCCCATTAATCCCTCTTACTTTGCAGATTTGATGTACATACACACTTTTTACAGaagcatttttccttctctttgcaggcTCCAGAAATTAATCTGTGTGTTGCCTCCAGTGTACCTCTTAGTAATGCCACAGGCAATGCCTTCCGAAACTCTTTCTTTTATCAGGTTTGTCAACTTCACATCTAGTCAGCCTATGCAATATTTTCATATCCATTAAGTTGTGGgactaagaaataaaatgcaaaaatgtttcATACTTTTCAAGTCAGTATGCTTGATGCTTCCTAGGAAAAAATACTGATATAAGAAATCCTGAAATGTTAATGGTGTATTCACATATATCTGGAGCATAAACTTAACAGAGCACTCTAGGATAGTGAGTTTGAATATGTTTAATGTGAGGGTCATACCCAAAGCATGTTTATTAAATCAGCTCTGGTTATCCAGTTTCTCATGTCCCCGTTCTACCACTTACATTTCTTCCAAATTCTCTATAGGTCATTTTTATAGAAGTCAGCAGTGTATCAGAATTTTGGTTGCTATAATTAAATTACAGAATCTGACTATTTagtattatttatttctaaaactcTAGGATGTTGAGAAAGAAGTTTTCTGAAGTtcattatatataaatacaaaactgCCTAAAACCACAGAATGCAAAAATGCTTTAGATTCACATCATAGGGTATTAAGAAAAGTCTTATGacaatgctgctgctttgtgtaTTCAGATATTCCCCAGCACTCTGATTTAAATCTTTTAACTTTCCTAAAATTGAGACAAAACATTGGAAGAGTTGCATCAGCTGAGCTGACTACTGCTGTGCTCTTTTCTCAGCTCTGGATATTTGTTCTTTCTCAGAATTCAAAGAACAAACTATTCATTTTAAGGGATTGCCTGAGTTCTGCTGGaagtttccttctcctccttgtgCACTGCTTAGCTCATATCGCTGCTGCTGACTTCAACCATGACACCAATCCACTctttctgaggcttttttttcagGTACCTCAATATGTTCCAAATGTAATTACATTACAGCAACATTcataaaaaaataccattttaaagggggggggggggggctgtgtaaCAGGTTTGTACAACTTccaataataaaaatcaaaaggagaGATGAAATAAGATAGTTAACTATTACCTGGACTGCCATTACAGTTACACAGTGACTGTTCACAGAAAGATTCACAGTCGACATTCACAGAATGCTGCTTCACCCTAGCTGAAGGCAGCAAGATGGCAGAAAAATCCACCATATCATGTATTAACATCCTGCCTGCATACAAACAACACTAACTCAGAAATACCCATTTGTTCTACCAACAGTTAAGGAGATAAAACCAGACAACTACATTCTAACTACCAGTTCGCAAGTACATGGgagaattaaacagaaaatgctCTTTCCTGACTCAGAGGACACAGTTATACCAGACACAGagctgttgagaaaaaaaaaatggaactgcATTGTTTTTCCCATAACACCTCAATGTGATGTAACCCCTTCCATTCAGCCTTCAATAAAGTGCACTTATGTGTTGCAGGGGATACCCATTATCATCTCATTTTCCCCTAAAGGTATTCCCAATGTACACACAGTGATTTTAGTCCCCTATCGAAAGCTACCCTTTATGAATGAACGATGGTTCTCCTCATGAGTGACAAGAACTATCAGCATTGTCTAGAAACCAACATAACACAAATATCCCAAACAGGATTCCGCTCATGCATGGCACCATGTTCTCGCCCTAGTTCCATCTTTAACAGCCACATATTAACCACATTATGCAGCATATTTGTGGTCTGTATCAAATCCCCATGAGACtagtaatgttattttttcagaagaaataggCTTCCAGAGGTGAAAATCTGTCTTGATACCCTACTATTATTTGATATCATCCTCCCCCAATATCTCTATTCAGTGGTTAAATGTAAAGAATTGTGTTTGACTGTGTCCAGGTTTTCcaaacagttttggggttttttttcctaggcacTAAAGGCTTGTCTTAGTGAAACATTCTCTCTCAGACTCCAGTTGTCAGCAGTTCTCCAGGGTGATAAACCTTATGGGATAAGTCAGATGTTGCTGAAGGAAGAACCATTCTGCAAGGAGGAAATAAATCTCATCTCCCAACTTTTTGAGGTGAAAGTGAAAAGCCTCACAGACATGGAAGGCTTTGAGAAGGTAATAAGAAAGGTCATGAGACCTGGTCTGGTTGAAAGCTCGCCATCTCTGTTTTCTTACTTTATTACAAAATGGCAATTTAAACTGGCTTATAGACGCCTGCCTCTCCAAATCATTGCTCGGTAAGGTCAGACTCCTGTGGAATGTCAGTAGAAGCTCTATACATAATTTCAACTTCTGAGTTTAAAAGTACTCCTGATGTAATGGAAAGGCTCAGCACTGGCTTTTTGCAAAGAGATGTTCATAAGCCACGTAGGCAAAAACCTATTCAGCCATCCCTTGAGTATCCAGATCCAGGATTAACGATCCCATCTGCACAATAGTAAAACTAATGTGATGCAAACTAGAGCTGGTGAAGAGAAGGGCCATTTGTACCATCAGAGGAGACGTACACTTAAACACCCTCAGGGATATGGATAAGCACAAGGAGTTTGAGCTGTTTGCATTGCACGTAAACCAACTCAGCTGGGATCCAGAGGGGAGACTGCTGCCATTCAAGGGGACATCAACACGCTGGGGAAATGGGCTGACAGcagcctcatgaagttcaacaaggggaagtgcaaagtcctgcaccttggAAAGAACAGCCCCATGCACCAATAGATGCTGGAGGCCGCCCAGCTGGAAAGTACATTTGTGCCCTTGCTGAAAAGGTGACTAACAGTATCCTGGGCTCCATTAGGCAAATTATTGCCAGAAGGTTGAGTGAGGTGATCTTTCCACTCTACTAAACACTAGTGAGGCACCGCTGGAATACTGTATCCTGTTCTGGGCTCCCCGGCACAAAAGTAAAATGGacttactggagagagtccaacaaagtgCCACAAATACTAGAGCATCTCACCTATGAGGAGAGGCTAAGAGATCTGGGACAGTTTAACCTAGAGAAGACTCAGGGAGAATCCCatcaatatatatataaacacctGAGGGAAAGTGTAAAGAAGaaggagccaggctctttttcaGCAgttcccagtgacaggacaagagacaatggacacaaactgaaacacagaatatTCAGTCTGAACACATGTTTTTACTGTTAGGGTGAgtaagcactggaagaggttgcccagaaaggttgtggataCCTCCCTCCTTGGAGAcgttcaaaagctgtctggacacagtcctgggcaacagGCTCTAGGCAGCTCTGTTTAAGCAGAGGGGTTGGACAAAACAGCCTTCAGAGGTGTCTCCaccctcaaccattctgtgattctgtaggaGGCTGTAACTACTGTTTTAAGTATGGTAAGAaactttttgcttgctttaatattttaagagCACACATCCTGAAGACAAAAGTGTGCAAGGGTTGAAGTGGGATCCCATATCTTCAGCTATAGACACCCAGCAAATATAAATGCATTCAAATCTAAAAGATATACAAGCATCTTTCGTTGTCATCTGAAAAACCTTACATCAGGAAAAATTATTTAGCTTCATACAAATCATTAAGACAGCATAAAAAGCAGTaccataaaaaaaagtatttaaagaatCTATAAAAAGTCTTTTAAAGTTAACACTGATCTTTCTCCACTTCTGTGCTTATTGCATAACACATGAAGAACCACCTCTTGCTCCGTAAGAAATCTGAGGAACTACTAAGTGACAAGTTGCACGTGAAGAAAAAAGACCATTTCCTTCGTGACTCGAGCAGCTATGAAAAGGGCAGCTTTGGATGGAGGACACGGTAAGAATGATTTGACAGCAGGTATTATTAACTGTTGTATTAAGACAGCAACAACTGAACAATTTGGGGGGGTTGATACAAAGCAAATCATGACAGCTCTCCGTCATGACTTCACTTTTATACTACAAAGCCAATCTTCGTAGCCTTCAATATCTAGGTACAGATCAGATTTGATGCCAGGGTATGTCACAGAAAGGCTGATTACTTCTCTGTAAGCTACCATCACATTCTCAGTAGCAGAGAAGTTAGGTTCCAGTGAAATATGTCTTTCTGGTTTGCTCTTATGAAGAGTCTATGTGTTTTACTTTAACAGTGGTATTTCTACTGTCTGATTTTAagcattcctttccttttttttttttagctttgaagAGGAAACCTGTGCTTACTTGTCCCTTTCAGAACTTGAGGATAAAGTGGATGTGTTAACTGAAGAGCTGGTACACATCATAGAGGATGAACACCAGTTTTTAAACAGTAAAGGCAATGAAGACTTGCTTTTTTACTACCTTGAAATAACTAGTTTGGAGAAAGACTGTTTggtaaaacaaataaatgcattaGAAGAGAAAATAGCCCTAGGCAGAAAGTTGTAGTGGTACTCAAAAGACAACTTAGTGCTTTGGTTCTAACTTGGTCCTCTGCATTTGTCCTCAGGCTTTAAGCCACAgtaaatgttgtatttttattttaactatagtgtatttttccccttcataCAGCTCACTAAATTAGGAGTGAAAGCAACGTAGTAATTTAAGTGACTGGTGTTTCTGGCTATATCCAAGTGGTCAAAAGACATTGTTGCAAAAGCTCAGACTCAGTTTTCAGGAACAGAAGCAAAATACAAATCACTCATAAGCCTgcttagcattaaaaaaaataaatttctaaaactAATATATCACTCCACTACATGTTCTGAAGCCTCTGCAGACAACTGTGTTACacttttcttctgactttgaGACTCTGAAAGCTACAGATATAATCAACCCAAGTAACTGTATCTACATAATTACACATCAAGAGTGAGATACTCTCTCTGCCCCTGAAAGTGACTTGCCAGACCAGACAGCCTTTACTTGTTCTGAAGCCACCATATTTCACCACCTCTGTAGTACCACCTATACAGGCATGCAGGTCCTGAACTGTTAAAGACTAGCCCTGCTCTTAAATTGGAGAGACAGTGCTTCCTCCTCTCAAATTCAAGACCCAAACCCTGAAACATTCAGTATTTGCTGATCAATGAAATATCACCTCTTCTCTGCCACCACAGCCTCTGGTTTAGGTAAAAAGCAAGTGGAGAAAGAGCAGAGTCACCTAAgatccttccttccccaccagtACAAGAATTCACAGAGGCATGGGACAAGATTCAAATTATTTCATGAGTCACTGAATACCCTCAATACTAATGCCATTACCTCATTTTACATCAAATATTCAACACTGAGAAGTGGTTAGATTATTACAACTTCACAAATTATGTATCCATTCTATTCTCTCAGAATTGCTCAATCAATTGTTCACACCTTCACCCCCATACACAGATGCTTATTTTGAccttgctaggaaaaaaacccactactgaTTACAATAAAGGGATTAAACTGCTAGAGTGCAAGTTCTACTAGAGATAACAGCTCCATCATCCTACAAGGTGATGTGTTATCTTAGAGCTGTGGAAAGCTACACCACCATGTAGTTGCCCCTCTCCTGCCCATGAGGTTGTGTTCTTCTGACAGGTAAGCTATAGCCTAGAGGCAAAAGTCTAGGTGGAGCCACAAGGTAGTCTTTCACAGCTGCATATAGTAAAGCTTCACTCAAGGGGGAGCATAGAGGTGATTCTGTTTGTGATATGTAGATGTTTTGCTCACAATGCAACTGCCCTTGCTACCTTTGCCAGAAGGAAGCAGACTATCATTCAAAGCAACTTGGAGGATGTTTTCATCTTCCTTGACTTGCTTGTGTTTTCACCAAAAAGCTTTTTTAACTCCCTTCAGGGCACTGATAGCAGAtcagacagcttttaaaaaaaatgagtagaTTTATTGATATATGCATTTCCTTTTTAACTTACAAGTAGAGTCTCACATTAGTTTTCAATCTTATGTTaacattaataaaacatttaaaaggttatataataaaaccccaaagtttCAGATGTACAAAGTAAGAGATAGGGATTAGACAGTAAGTGCTTTCTGTTTTTATGAAACTTTGTAGTGCTAGCCTTCATCCCATACCATAGCTCGGTGTTTCAACAGCCTATAACAGGTGCAGCCACAGATCTACCGCTTGGTATTGATCCAGTGGTATCTATCAACACATGGTCCTGTGAAAGCAGCTGTTCGCCTGTAGACTTTGTAACCCCTGTGCTGGGCATAGTATGAGCCATCGGTCATATAGGTCTTCCTATGAAGATACTGAGACCAGGGTTGTATGGGTGCCTTGCAGTAGTCACTGAACTAAAGAGCAAGAAATGAGATAATGTTAAAATGTGTTTGGGAAAGAGGGGAGATTAGTCTGGCCATCAGCTGAGTCTGTTGCATTCCTTCATGAGGGAACCTAGAGGGCAGATGCCAGCTCTTACCAAAAGCCACACACCATTACCACATGCTTACCTGGTAGACACTGTTAGGATTGCTGACAGTAGGGATAGCTTTTGGCTCCTTGTAGAAGCTCTCTTCATCTGAGGAAATGCCAGAATGATAGTCTAGTGCTGCTCTGTCAACAGCATAACTGATCTGCTGAGGAAGCTCTGGgttctcctctccttcaaagtgcGCAATTGTGAAGGGCCGGTTCTTCTCACCATATCTGAAAGTGACTGTATTTGTGTGATGCATCTCTTCACTAGCAGTGTAGACATCTGTTAGTAGTCAGCTGACACTAGTAAGTACGCCCTCAGACACTAAGACTCTAGTAACAGGTTTAGAGTTGAAGAAGTTTGTCCAGGGCACTTGACATGTTAGTCACAGATTCTCAACTCACCTGCAACACACCTCAAATGGATCAACCCATAGCGTCATCTCTTTCGGCAAACCAAGTTTATTAAAGTCCACATTACTCTCCACACAAGCTTGCTCCAGCAGTGGATCTCTTGTCTGATGTTTGTTTATCCTTATACACCTAGGTAAGAACAAAGTACAGGTGTATTTAAGATTTCACTGCAACTTCGCAAGTTCTGCTCATACAAAAGTACACTCAAGTTCACCATTTTCTCTCAACACATTTAGCCTGTTGATGGAAGGTCTGACTTATAACCCCAACCAGCAAGTTCGCCTAGCAAGCTGATTTATAAACCCAAatgagttttttttttattttaaccacaTAATGCAGCA
This genomic window from Accipiter gentilis chromosome 5, bAccGen1.1, whole genome shotgun sequence contains:
- the BTG4 gene encoding protein BTG4; translated protein: MKDEIAATVVFITRLVKREDKLSKHKIEKFAAKLTTILFEKYKNHWYLDNPSRGQAFRCIRINKHQTRDPLLEQACVESNVDFNKLGLPKEMTLWVDPFEVCCRYGEKNRPFTIAHFEGEENPELPQQISYAVDRAALDYHSGISSDEESFYKEPKAIPTVSNPNSVYQFSDYCKAPIQPWSQYLHRKTYMTDGSYYAQHRGYKVYRRTAAFTGPCVDRYHWINTKR